A window of Bacillus sp. DX3.1 genomic DNA:
CCATTAAATTCGCAATTGTATGCTGCTCTTGCTCATCAGCAACTTTCCAAAGCTCCGCTAAAAGCTTTTCTTGGTCATTGCGTGCCTGTACTTCATTTGCAAGATAATCTCCAACGCGGTATGCCATATCTGAAACAGTACCACCATCAAGACCTTTTCCTTGCGCTTGCTCTAGACGCTCTCCTAAAAAGCCTTTCCATTGTTCAAAGTTATCTAATACTGACATGTTTAAGCACCTCACTATTAAG
This region includes:
- a CDS encoding DUF3243 domain-containing protein, whose translation is MSVLDNFEQWKGFLGERLEQAQGKGLDGGTVSDMAYRVGDYLANEVQARNDQEKLLAELWKVADEQEQHTIANLMVKFVQHK